Proteins found in one Spirochaetota bacterium genomic segment:
- the ade gene encoding adenine deaminase codes for MELIPLENITMELADVAMGRRKAHMVIKNGTLVNVNTKELQEHCDVAIYKGRIALVGDASHCIDSTTEIIDATGLYIAPGFMDGHIHVESSMLTVSQYSSAVVPHGTTAIFMDPHEIANVLGLKGVKLMLDEAKDVPLRVFATVPSCVPAAPGLEDAGSVIGPDEIAEAMKWDGIAGLGELMNFPGVFNSVPAVHKEIEVTLKAGKPVTGHFALPDTGAMLNAYVASGVRSCHESVRAQDALAKMRLGMYAKIREGSAWHDLKEVIKAVTHHKVNSRFAVLVSDDTHPETLISHGHLDYIVKRAIEEGVDPITAIEMVTINTAECFMMSKDFGSVSPSKVADIVLLSDLYKVSVAAVIIGGNLVAKEGKMLIPTKSITYPDWSKNTVNVGKVLHKDDFILQSNKKQVKVRVIQIQEASVITKQSTETLNVVDGNIAPDTTKDIAKAALFERHKATGTKGIGFVKGFGFIKGAVASTVAHDSHNLLIVGTNEEDMAFAGNELIKAGGGMIAVANGTVLAIVELPVAGLLSDEPVEVVQKKVEKLQQAWKDLGCTLVSPFMTMALLGLPVIPELRLSNRGLVDAINFAFVDVVAE; via the coding sequence ATGGAATTAATACCACTTGAAAACATTACAATGGAGCTTGCTGATGTTGCCATGGGTAGGCGCAAAGCCCACATGGTGATAAAAAACGGCACACTTGTCAATGTTAATACAAAGGAATTGCAAGAACACTGTGATGTTGCAATTTACAAAGGCCGCATTGCACTAGTAGGTGATGCCAGCCATTGCATAGATTCTACCACTGAAATAATTGATGCAACCGGTCTTTATATAGCACCTGGCTTCATGGACGGACATATCCACGTTGAAAGCAGCATGCTTACAGTAAGCCAGTATTCAAGCGCTGTTGTGCCACATGGCACTACTGCCATCTTCATGGACCCACATGAAATAGCCAACGTACTTGGACTTAAAGGAGTTAAACTCATGCTTGATGAGGCCAAAGATGTACCACTCAGGGTCTTTGCCACGGTGCCTTCATGTGTTCCTGCTGCTCCAGGGCTTGAAGATGCCGGTTCTGTCATAGGCCCAGATGAGATTGCTGAAGCAATGAAGTGGGATGGAATTGCAGGATTGGGCGAGCTTATGAATTTCCCCGGTGTATTCAATAGTGTTCCTGCAGTTCATAAAGAGATAGAAGTAACGCTGAAAGCCGGCAAACCCGTAACCGGGCACTTTGCGCTGCCTGATACCGGTGCAATGCTTAACGCATACGTTGCAAGTGGTGTGCGTTCATGCCATGAATCAGTACGCGCTCAAGATGCATTAGCAAAAATGCGCCTTGGCATGTACGCTAAGATACGCGAAGGCTCAGCCTGGCATGATTTGAAGGAAGTAATAAAAGCCGTAACACATCATAAAGTAAACAGCCGTTTTGCCGTGCTTGTGAGCGACGATACCCATCCTGAGACTCTTATCTCACATGGCCATTTAGATTACATTGTAAAGCGCGCTATTGAAGAAGGTGTTGACCCTATCACTGCAATTGAGATGGTAACAATTAACACTGCAGAATGCTTCATGATGAGCAAAGATTTTGGCAGTGTGTCCCCCTCAAAAGTTGCTGATATTGTACTTTTATCTGATCTGTATAAGGTAAGCGTTGCTGCAGTTATCATTGGTGGAAATCTTGTTGCAAAAGAAGGAAAAATGCTAATACCTACCAAATCGATAACCTATCCAGATTGGTCAAAAAATACTGTTAACGTTGGAAAAGTGTTACATAAAGATGACTTTATTTTACAAAGCAATAAGAAACAGGTAAAAGTACGTGTTATACAAATACAGGAAGCAAGTGTCATTACAAAACAGTCAACTGAAACCCTCAATGTAGTCGATGGCAATATTGCACCGGATACCACCAAAGATATTGCAAAAGCTGCTCTTTTTGAGCGGCATAAAGCCACAGGTACTAAGGGAATTGGTTTTGTCAAAGGCTTTGGCTTTATTAAAGGAGCAGTGGCCTCAACTGTTGCACACGACTCACATAACCTCCTCATTGTTGGCACCAATGAAGAGGATATGGCATTTGCTGGAAATGAGCTTATAAAAGCTGGAGGCGGCATGATTGCAGTTGCAAACGGCACAGTGCTTGCAATCGTAGAGCTGCCAGTGGCAGGGCTTTTGTCCGATGAACCGGTAGAGGTGGTACAAAAAAAAGTTGAAAAATTACAACAAGCATGGAAGGATCTTGGATGCACTCTGGTATCGCCGTTTATGACCATGGCGCTTCTGGGGCTTCCGGTAATACCTGAGCTAAGGCTGAGTAACCGTGGGCTTGTGGATGCAATCAATTTTGCATTTGTGGATGTTGTAGCAGAGTAA
- a CDS encoding sodium/solute symporter (Members of the Solute:Sodium Symporter (SSS), TC 2.A.21 as described in tcdb.org, catalyze solute:Na+ symport. Known solutes for members of the family include sugars, amino acids, nucleosides, inositols, vitamins, urea or anions, depending on the system.), producing MWSISLLTIFLALMVLIGVWGMRKTSTLGDFFLGGRTIGAWVSALAYGTSYFSAVLFIGFAGKLGWIFGLDAIWIGVGNALIGSLLAWLVLGRRTRIMTQNLDVMTMPEFLMERFDGKYIKMFAAIIIFIFLLPYSASVFKGLGHLFEVNFNISYDLALIIMIGITGIYLVLGGYFAITLTDFIQGIIMIVGAITMVLVLSAKSGGIAQSIALVAQKYPLHIPADKHPGWLLLGALIFMTSFGVWGLPQMVQKFYAIKSEDLIKKAAIVTGIFAIIIGVSAYYTGSLSHIFYDAVPAVDGKPAFDRLIPDLLTQNLPEPLMAVILLLILSASMSTLSSLVLVSSSAIAIDLYKGHVNPEISKENSVAMMRFLSALFIIISYFIARYEFAIIITLMSLSWGAVAGAFMAPYLYGLFWKRTTLAGVYAGMITGLATSIGLFFYLGANLSPIASTIGMLAPFVVVPVVSIFTKKPSDATIEKAFKKIG from the coding sequence ATGTGGTCAATTTCTTTACTCACTATCTTTTTAGCATTAATGGTTCTTATTGGAGTCTGGGGCATGCGTAAAACTTCCACGCTTGGTGATTTCTTTTTAGGTGGAAGAACTATAGGTGCGTGGGTTTCAGCATTGGCGTATGGCACGTCATATTTTTCAGCTGTGCTATTTATTGGCTTTGCGGGTAAATTGGGTTGGATCTTTGGCCTGGATGCAATTTGGATTGGTGTTGGCAATGCGCTGATTGGGTCACTTCTTGCGTGGCTTGTGTTAGGAAGGCGTACCCGCATTATGACTCAAAACCTGGATGTTATGACAATGCCTGAGTTTTTAATGGAACGTTTTGATGGCAAATACATCAAGATGTTTGCAGCAATTATTATATTTATATTTTTATTACCCTACTCTGCATCTGTCTTTAAAGGATTGGGACATCTATTTGAAGTTAATTTCAACATTTCTTATGATCTGGCATTAATTATCATGATAGGCATCACTGGCATTTATCTTGTGCTTGGTGGATACTTTGCAATTACGCTGACTGATTTTATTCAGGGCATAATAATGATTGTTGGGGCTATCACCATGGTGTTGGTGCTTTCTGCAAAAAGCGGGGGGATAGCTCAAAGCATTGCGCTAGTTGCCCAAAAATATCCCTTGCATATACCAGCTGACAAACACCCTGGGTGGTTGCTCTTAGGTGCTCTTATCTTTATGACATCTTTTGGGGTATGGGGTCTGCCACAGATGGTGCAAAAATTTTATGCCATCAAGAGTGAAGACTTAATTAAAAAGGCGGCGATAGTTACCGGGATTTTTGCTATCATCATTGGCGTTAGCGCCTACTATACCGGGTCGCTATCGCACATTTTTTACGATGCCGTGCCAGCCGTTGACGGCAAGCCAGCCTTTGACAGGCTTATACCTGACCTGTTAACTCAGAACCTGCCCGAACCGCTTATGGCAGTGATACTGCTTTTGATTCTTTCTGCATCAATGTCCACTCTTTCATCATTAGTACTTGTGTCATCATCTGCCATTGCAATTGACCTTTATAAGGGACATGTCAACCCTGAGATATCAAAAGAAAACTCGGTAGCTATGATGCGCTTTTTGAGTGCATTGTTCATCATTATTTCATATTTTATTGCCCGCTATGAATTTGCAATCATCATAACCTTGATGTCGCTTTCATGGGGAGCTGTTGCCGGTGCATTTATGGCACCATACCTATACGGCCTTTTCTGGAAACGCACCACCTTAGCTGGTGTATATGCAGGCATGATTACAGGGCTTGCAACATCAATTGGGTTGTTTTTTTACCTTGGTGCAAATCTTTCCCCTATAGCCTCAACTATAGGAATGCTTGCACCATTTGTGGTTGTGCCAGTAGTAAGCATTTTTACAAAAAAACCTTCTGACGCAACAATTGAAAAAGCATTTAAGAAAATTGGATAA
- a CDS encoding acyl-CoA dehydrogenase: protein MLLFNPKKYNRHHADEKTKNLMLKTIEFFENKGLKKIKEDDQAAIWYDDFLEFVKKEQAFATLLTPSGYGDPDSRWDMWRIEEFNEILGFYGLCYWYTWQVTILGLGPIWMGQNEEVKHKAAKLLKDGGIFGFGLSEKEHGADIYSTDMMLYPKGDGTYLARGDKYYIGNGNAAALLSVFGKMADTGEYVFFVVDTKHPNYECVKKISTSGVRQAYVAEFALHDYPITEADILSRGNHAWDSSLNTVNIGKYELGWASIGICEHAFYEAIDHAANRNLYNMYVTDFPHVKKLFTEAFARLVAMKLFALRACDYMRSANENDRRYLLYNPIQKMKVTMEGEKVIGLLHEVIAARGFEQETYFEMAIRDIGMLPKLEGTTHVNMALVVKFLQNFMFKPKDYPEVPRRDDPANDSFLFNQGPTKGLGSIQFHDYRKAFQGIKSKNLEVFMEQIEAFKNFLVKGTPDEKQSKNIDYMLTVGELFTLIPYTQLICENKKIYNVEDEIIDEIFKFIVSDFSAYATRLYTGQKNSAIQDELILKMIKKPVLDDANFNKVWNDHVYALKGQYTMNE, encoded by the coding sequence ATGTTACTGTTTAATCCAAAAAAGTATAATCGTCACCATGCCGATGAAAAAACAAAAAATTTAATGCTCAAAACCATTGAGTTTTTTGAAAACAAAGGCTTAAAGAAAATCAAGGAAGATGACCAGGCTGCCATCTGGTACGATGATTTTCTGGAATTCGTTAAAAAAGAACAGGCATTTGCCACATTGCTGACACCATCTGGGTATGGCGATCCTGACTCACGGTGGGATATGTGGCGCATTGAGGAATTCAATGAAATATTAGGATTTTACGGCCTATGTTACTGGTATACCTGGCAGGTAACTATTTTGGGGCTTGGCCCAATCTGGATGGGGCAAAACGAAGAGGTTAAACATAAGGCTGCCAAATTGTTAAAGGATGGTGGCATTTTTGGCTTTGGCCTTTCCGAAAAAGAGCACGGTGCTGATATATACAGTACCGACATGATGCTCTATCCAAAAGGCGATGGCACGTATCTGGCACGCGGCGACAAGTACTACATTGGCAATGGTAACGCTGCAGCATTGCTTTCGGTGTTTGGTAAAATGGCCGACACGGGCGAATACGTATTTTTTGTTGTCGATACCAAACATCCCAATTATGAATGTGTCAAAAAGATAAGCACCTCAGGTGTGCGCCAGGCATATGTGGCCGAGTTTGCTCTCCACGACTACCCTATAACCGAAGCTGACATCCTGTCACGTGGCAATCATGCATGGGATTCGTCACTCAATACGGTGAATATAGGCAAGTACGAATTGGGCTGGGCTTCCATTGGCATCTGCGAACATGCTTTCTATGAAGCTATCGACCATGCCGCAAACCGTAATCTTTACAATATGTATGTAACTGATTTCCCACATGTTAAAAAGCTTTTCACCGAAGCATTTGCACGGCTTGTTGCAATGAAGCTTTTTGCCCTTCGTGCGTGCGACTATATGCGCAGCGCCAATGAAAATGACCGTCGCTATCTGCTCTATAATCCCATTCAGAAAATGAAAGTAACAATGGAAGGTGAGAAAGTTATAGGGCTTTTGCATGAAGTTATAGCTGCACGCGGTTTTGAGCAAGAAACCTATTTTGAAATGGCAATACGCGATATAGGGATGCTGCCAAAACTTGAAGGAACCACCCATGTCAATATGGCACTTGTGGTAAAATTTTTGCAGAACTTCATGTTCAAGCCAAAAGATTATCCTGAAGTGCCACGCCGCGATGATCCTGCCAATGACAGCTTTTTATTCAATCAGGGGCCAACAAAAGGGTTGGGCTCAATTCAATTTCATGATTACCGCAAGGCTTTCCAAGGCATCAAGAGCAAAAATCTTGAAGTTTTCATGGAGCAGATAGAAGCCTTTAAAAACTTCCTTGTCAAAGGAACCCCTGACGAAAAACAATCCAAGAATATTGACTACATGCTGACAGTTGGCGAGCTTTTTACGCTTATCCCTTACACACAGCTTATATGCGAAAACAAGAAGATTTACAATGTAGAGGATGAAATCATTGATGAGATCTTCAAGTTCATTGTCAGCGATTTTTCGGCTTACGCAACACGGCTTTACACCGGACAGAAGAATAGCGCAATACAGGATGAGCTTATCTTAAAGATGATCAAAAAGCCTGTTCTTGATGACGCAAACTTCAATAAAGTGTGGAATGACCATGTATATGCGCTTAAAGGGCAGTATACCATGAATGAGTAA